From one Paramormyrops kingsleyae isolate MSU_618 chromosome 1, PKINGS_0.4, whole genome shotgun sequence genomic stretch:
- the LOC111850114 gene encoding uncharacterized protein, with amino-acid sequence MAQLPLTVLLLLLLPAVFKVEVEAQRRKREWIIPPRKLKENKDYTKEEFISKIQSDRETNVQLIYSLKGVGADQKPYDLFTVNKTSGFIRINGILDREEIPVYNLVGAAKYLNGSLAEKNIDLKIQVEDENDNTPIFEKLSGSVNESSAAGTFVMKITGMDADEEGNPNSQISYSIIRQEPTGQMFYIDKKTGNIFVKEPYLDRETHSSYILTVQGADLNGEINGNTGTGTVEVKILDVNDNVPILEKDTYEGNIDENTANVEVLRMKALDKDLENTDNWLADFKIISGNEDNVFSIVTDPKTNEGILMLNKPLDYEKANHLELGVAVGNVAPFRDLAGAGSGAVAGGGAGSGGGAGPGGGAGTWGGAGTGGGAGTWGGAGTGGGVGTGTGGGAGTGGGAGTGTGGGAGTGGGAGTGGGAGTGAGVGFGLGSKSYTIKIKVNNLPDGPSFSPEVKPIPLSEDFTKNTMIAKYPAIDSDTGKVAENARYAKSFDPDNWISIDEKTAEIKLNKQPDRESKFLTNGTYYAKVICMTQDLPSKTATGTIAIQVEDTNDNCPQLTSTHQSTCSDASHISVSATDMDDYPNAGPFEFTIVPEGTSGEWEVKPYNDTSAVLKPRVNLWPGSMQVTLEIKDKQGLACPDKQVLHLEVCTCIEMESCNIRKARASSAKLSMPGVGALILGALLLLLALLLLLFCTCGHASDGILGDLPFSTKEYLIPYHTEQVGDDKELPLLSVPDLISKDTHELVTTDNKVYAIYNQGWYDSIKKGLIETDYGVQRGVMDQKHGSGSFLFSEFSNHYGDVLDEVALSNVFLNQYYSKKTHFAAHGEAQNDSCLAFSYEGGNSPVGSVGCCSITEVDNDLSFLDDLDPKFVTLAEICSRPQTDNEESVSEVKHIIVAEQYTPTPLSPAEKIVNDSYVATLPCQPYIIQQPVYYTTTPVLQSTHFVVGPQVHNAILVTEQPLDPNMQTIYVVDRAPGSDSMILKEERVLVGPASPDVIFPGHPEALKENIVLLERKGASGLVVQEATAEPDKDLVEIGNVPESQDIILPEGELPEDPSNIEEWPLQGGVICTPQQPVFMDIERSTERDMKEHLKKEEDNEQNDQMVQLERLISSTDLENQERIQSLADDIADSGIVGAIKDLGSSSHPVEEESKLITEEIVRGENRYVTSSEPKEIEEEENEKKKRDLSISATKGLQEDKLDSKETVYRDMSLPECVKTGIDFQQVAIEHATVLDQIASEEDEISESSNKEDETLDILEEHIITKESLEGDISVSNNIDTMKIPQSFRQTGEGEYLETLEHAILGIVSKDVSQMPENICHSIKGMKDRELLSSGEEDFEEIQVVSFKKEDMDVLGTDLHDLEIESETDSKMTEDQSVSSSKSQESEFSASQIEENQGITGHMLDENMLEFETSFLEGQLPKSHIDFSVETGTDSIQTVVKDELTSLQGTVKQGENMEGVNQGIGFSCVETQDMSESDLGASRKDIISENQSIPREITEEDMAETEPESHEAIVEHETLTQTLAENASEVGVMPESSKEYLVKKEKTDVLQECINTGQSSEGEIPVSYTSNTDMIQEIHEQVVEEDKSRPTTVSSQEDQMEISSLEDHVSDCHAREQDSSALINLMVQDEGEPESIRVSRQKGAEHELECSGNFQKSIPGMADTQQTLLTQQMLEQEDNPIDTTEALRQVIGDQMTENNVSESVAQILESEEPETGSQQASAEGLLDLAIRQVGKSGDDQLESESENISSEDSSVSTDQELDEKATGSVPEGDMSASTENQADDGGLQKDLEEDAHSKPEKGIKRKTSKDKKLLSPKKCNTQ; translated from the exons GTCTTTAAGGTAGAGGTGGAAGCCCAAAGAAGAAAGAGAGAATGGATCATTCCCCCAAGAAAGCTGAAGGAAAATAAGGACTACACAAAAGAGGAGTTTATCTCCAAA ATTCAATCTGACCGAGAAACCAATGTCCAGCTGATTTATTCTTTGAAAGGAGTTGGGGCTGACCAGAAGCCTTATGATCTGTTTACCGTCAACAAAACATCTGGGTTTATAAGAATTAACGGAATATTAGACAGGGAAGAAATTCCTGTATATAAT CTGGTAGGTGCTGCCAAGTACCTAAATGGATCGTTGGCAGAAAAGAACATAGACCTGAAAATTCAAGTTGAGGATGAAAATGATAACACCCCCATATTTGAAAAATTGTCCGGATCTGTCAATGAATCAAGTGCAGCAG GTACTTTTGTCATGAAAATAACTGGCATGGATGCAGATGAAGAAGGAAATCCTAATTCCCAGATTTCCTACAGTATCATCCGACAGGAGCCAACAGGACAAATGTTTTATATAgataaaaaaacaggaaatatttttgttaaagaaCCTTACCTAGATCGAGAG ACACACAGCTCCTATATTTTAACTGTACAAGGTGCAGATTTGAATGGGGAAATAAATGGCAACACTGGGACAGGAACAGTGGAGGTGAAGATCCTCGATGTTAATGACAACGTACCCATCTTGGAAAAGGACACG TATGAAGGCAACATTGATGAGAACACAGCCAACGTAGAAGTGTTAAGAATGAAAGCCTTAGATAAGGATCTAGAGAATACTGACAACTGGCTGGCTGATTTCAAGATCATTTCTGGAAATGAGGATAACGTTTTCAGTATTGTGACGGATCCCAAGACCAATGAGGGAATTTTAATGCTTAACAag CCACTGGATTATGAGAAGGCCAACCATCTTGAGCTGGGAGTTGCTGTTGGGAATGTGGCACCTTTCCGTGATCTTGCTGGAGCAGGATCTGGGGCAGTGGCAGGAGGTGGGGCTGGATCTGGGGGTGGAGCTGGACCAGGAGGTGGAGCTGGAACTTGGGGAGGAGCTGGAACTGGGGGAGGAGCTGGAACTTGGGGAGGAGCTGGAACTGGGGGAGGAGTTGGAACAGGAACTGGGGGAGGAGCTGGAACTGGGGGAGGAGCTGGAACAGGAACTGGGGGAGGAGCTGGAACTGGGGGAGGAGCTGGAACTGGGGGAGGAGCTGGAACAGGAGCTGGAGTTGGATTTGGACTCGGCAGTAAAAGCTACACTATTAAGATCAAAGTAAATAACCTGCCTGATGGTCCATCTTTCAGTCCTGAGGTGAAGCCGATCCCTCTGTCTGAGGATTTCACTAAAAACACTATGATTGCAAAATATCCAGCTATTGATAGTGACACAGGAAAAGTTGCTGAAAATGCTAG GTATGCTAAGTCATTCGATCCCGACAACTGGATTTCAATTGACGAAAAGACAGCAGAGATCAAACTTAACAAGCAGCCAGACAGAGAATCTAAGTTCCTTACAAACGGAACTTACTATGCAAAAGTTATCTGCATGACACAAG ATCTTCCATCTAAAACAGCCACCGGCACCATAGCCATCCAGGTTGAAGACACCAATGATAACTGTCCTCAGCTCACTAGTACTCACCAGTCCACGTGCTCGGATGCTAGCCACATCAGTGTCTCTGCAACTGATATGGATGACTATCCTAATGCTGGCCCATTTGAATTTACAATAGTACCTGAAGGCACAAGTGGTGAATGGGAAGTGAAGCCTTATAATG ACACCAGTGCTGTTCTGAAGCCCCGTGTCAACCTATGGCCTGGCTCCATGCAGGTAACATTGGAAATAAAAGATAAGCAAGGTCTGGCCTGTCCTGACAAACAGGTTCTTCACCTGGAGGTTTGCACCTGCATTGAAATGGAGTCTTGTAATATCCGTAAAGCTCGAGCATCCTCTGCTAAGTTATCCATGCCTGGAGTAGGGGCACTTATTCTAGGAGCCCTGCTACTACTAC TCGCACTACTCTTGTTGCTGTTTTGTACCTGTGGGCATGCCAGTGATGGGATTCTGGGGGATTTGCCATTTAGCACTAAAGAATATCTGATTCCATACCATACAGAGCAAGTAGGGGATGACAAG GAACTCCCACTGTTAAGTGTTCCTGACCTGATATCAAAAGATACTCATGAGCTGGTCACCACAGATAATAAGGTGTACGCCATCTATAACCAGGGATGGTACGATTCCATCAAAAAAGGACTGATTGAGACTGATTATGGAGTTCAGAGAGGGGTGATGGACCAAAAACATGGATCTGGAAGTTTCCTTTTCTCTGAGTTTTCAAACCATTATGGAGATGTGCTTGACGAAGTAGCCCTCTCTAATGTGTTCCTTAACCAGTACTACTCAAAG AAGACACATTTTGCAGCACATGGCGAAGCCCAAAATGACAGCTGTTTAGCATTCAGTTACGAAGGTGGCAACTCACCTGTGGGATCAGTAGGATGCTGCAGCATCACCGAGGTGGACAATGACCTCAGCTTCCTGGACGACTTGGACCCCAAGTTCGTGACTCTGGCTGAGATCTGCAGTCGGCCTCAAACTGACAATGAAGAGTCTGTGAGTGAAGTGAAGCACATCATTGTTGCTGAGCAGTACACACCAACTCCATTGAGCCCTGCAGAGAAGATTGTGAATGACAGCTATGTAGCAACCCTACCTTGTCAACCATACATCATACAGCAGCCTGTGTACTACACCACCACCCCTGTGTTACAATCCACTCACTTTGTTGTTGGACCTCAGGTTCATAATGCTATTCTGGTTACGGAACAGCCCTTAGATCCAAACATGCAGACCATATATGTTGTGGATCGTGCCCCAGGATCTGATAGCATGATACTGAAGGAGGAGAGGGTACTGGTAGGCCCAGCTTCTCCAGATGTTATATTTCCTGGCCACCCAGAAGCCCTCAAAGAGAACATTGTTTTACTTGAAAGAAAGGGTGCTTCAGGTCTGGTGGTACAAGAAGCCACTGCTGAACCAGATAAAGACCTTGTTGAAATAGGTAATGTTCCAGAGTCCCAGGATATCATACTCCCTGAAGGAGAATTGCCGGAAGACCCGTCAAATATTGAAGAATGGCCCCTGCAGGGGGGGGTCATCTGCACACCACAGCAGCCAGTGTTTATGGACATTGAGCGCTCAACTGAGAGAGACATGAAGGAACATTTGAAGAAAGAGGAAGACAATGAACAGAATGATCAGATGGTTCAGCTAGAAAGACTTATCAGTTCTACTGATCTGGAAAATCAAGAAAGAATCCAGAGTTTAGCAGATGATATAGCTGATTCGGGAATAGTAGGTGCAATCAAAGACCTGGGCAGCTCTTCTCATCCAGTGGAGGAGGAAAGTAAATTAATAACTGAAGAAATTGTGCGGGGAGAAAACAGATATGTTACATCTTCCGAACCAAAAGAaatagaagaagaagaaaatgaGAAGAAGAAAAGAGATTTGTCCATATCAGCAACGAAAGGTCTTCAAGAAGATAAGCTAGATTCTAAGGAAACAGTATACAGGGATATGAGCCTGCCTGAGTGTGTCAAGACTGGCATTGACTTCCAACAGGTTGCTATAGAACATGCAACAGTGCTAGATCAAATAGCCTCTGAAGAAGATGAAATATCTGAATCATCTAATAAAGAGGATGAGACACTGGATATTTTAGAAGAGCACATCATTACTAAGGAGAGTTTAGAAGGAGATATTTCTGTTTCCAATAATATTGATACAATGAAAATTCCACAAAGCTTTAGGCAGACTGGGGAGGGTGAATACTTAGAAACATTAGAACATGCAATATTAGGAATAGTTTCTAAAGATGTGTCACAAATGCCAGAAAATATCTGCCATAGCATTAAAGGGATGAAGGACAGAGAATTGCTTAGCTCAGGGGAAGAGGATTTTGAAGAGATTCAAGTTGTTTCTTTCAAAAAAGAGGACATGGATGTGTTAGGAACTGACTTGCATGACTTGGAAATTGAAAGTGAAACTGATTCTAAGATGACGGAAGATCAGTCAGTGTCAAGTTCCAAGTCTCAGGAGAGTGAGTTCTCTGCTTCACAAATAGAGGAGAACCAAGGAATTACTGGCCATATGCTGGATGAAAACATGTTGGAATTTGAAACATCATTTCTGGAGGGTCAGTTACCGAAATCACATATTGACTTTTCTGTTGAGACTGGCACTGATTCTATCCAAACTGTGGTAAAAGATgaactgacatcattgcaaGGAACAGTAAAACAAGGAGAAAACATGGAAGGGGTCAATCAGGGAATTGGTTTCTCTTGTGTGGAAACACAAGATATGTCAGAGTCTGATCTAGGAGCTAGCAGAAAGGACATTATTTCTGAGAATCAATCAATTCCTCGAGAAATTACGGAAGAAGATATGGCAGAGACTGAACCTGAGTCTCATGAAGCTATTGTAGAACATGAAACGCTAACACAGACACTAGCTGAAAATGCCTCTGAAGTTGGAGTAATGCCTGAATCATCTAAGGAATATCTTGTGAAGAAGGAGAAAACAGATGTCTTACAAGAGTGCATTAATACTGGCCAAAGTTCAGAGGGAGAGATACCTGTTTCATACACCTCAAATACTGACATGATTCAAGAAATCCATGAACAAGTGGTGGAGGAAGACAAGTCAAGACCAACCACAGTGTCCTCCCAAGAGGACCAGATGGAAATAAGTTCCCTTGAGGACCATGTTAGTGATTGTCATGCAAGGGAACAAGATTCATCagcattaattaatttaatggTGCAAGATGAAGGAGAACCAGAAAGCATCAGAGTTTCAAGACAGAAAGGAGCGGAACATGAGCTAGAGTGCAGTGGAAATTTCCAGAAATCAATACCTGGAATGGCTGACACTCAACAGACGCTGCTGACTCAACAAATGTTAGAACAAGAAGACAACCCCATTGACACTACAGAAGCATTAAGACAAGTTATTGGTGACCAAATGACAGAGAACAACGTATCAGAGTCTGTGGCACAGATCCTTGAGTCTGAAGAGCCTGAAACTGGTTCCCAACAAGCGAGTGCTGAAGGTCTACTTGATTTAGCTATAAGACAGGTTGGCAAATCAGGGGATGACCAactagaatcagaatcagagaATATTAGTTCAGAGGACAGTTCTGTCAGCACCGACCAAGAATTGGATGAAAAGGCCACAGGAAGTGTGCCTGAAGGTGACATGTCTGCATCCACAGAGAACCAAGCAGATGATGGTGGGTTACAGAAGGACCTTGAAGAGGATGCTCACAGCAAACCTGAAAAGGGTATTAAACGTAAAACATCCAAAGATAAAAAGCTTCTAAGCCCTAAAAAGTGTAATACACAGTGA